The following proteins are co-located in the Apium graveolens cultivar Ventura chromosome 5, ASM990537v1, whole genome shotgun sequence genome:
- the LOC141725033 gene encoding putative galacturonosyltransferase-like 3 — protein sequence MSPHPHIPTTLLLTITFLFFSPSVHFPAKAYITTLPEFQEAPSFRNGAECPKTNTNPSLYTIHISMTLDATYLRGSVAGVLSVLKHATCPENIVFHFLAAHRRSQLQHTILTTFPYLKFHIYHFDTNLVNNKISSSIRRALDQPLNYARFYLAELLPSTVKRIIYFDSDLIVVDDIQKLWNINLNSRVLGAPEYCHANFTHYFTTRFWQNPSFANTFRSRKPCYFNTGVMVIDLVKWRKDRYTEKLENWMRIQKRYRIYELGSLPPFLLVFAGNVEGVEHRWNQHGLGGDNLQGLCRDLHPGSVSLLHWSGKGKPWLRLDSKKPCPLDGLWAPYDLYKHESLYSDS from the coding sequence ATGTCACCACATCCCCACATCCCAACCACCCTTCTCCTCACCATCACATTCCTCTTTTTCTCACCATCCGTACACTTTCCAGCAAAAGCATATATCACAACCCTACCGGAATTTCAAGAAGCACCCTCGTTTCGCAATGGAGCAGAATGTCCCAAAACAAACACCAACCCATCTCTCTATACAATCCATATATCCATGACTCTTGATGCCACTTATCTCCGTGGCTCAGTCGCCGGAGTTTTATCCGTTCTTAAACACGCCACATGCCCGGAAAACATTGTTTTCCATTTTCTTGCAGCCCATCGACGATCACAACTTCAACACACTATTCTCACTACATTCCCGTATCTTAAATTCCACATTTATCATTTCGATACAAATCTCGTAAACAACAAGATTTCATCATCCATTCGTCGTGCACTTGATCAGCCTTTGAACTACGCAAGATTTTACCTAGCTGAACTTTTACCATCCACAGTAAAAAGAATCATTTACTTTGATTCTGATCTCATTGTAGTTGATGATATACAAAAGCTCTGGAATATTAACTTGAATTCTAGAGTTCTTGGTGCACCAGAGTATTGCCATGCAAATTTCACACATTATTTTACTACAAGATTCTGGCAAAACCCTAGTTTTGCAAACACATTTAGGTCAAGAAAACCCTGTTATTTCAACACAGGAGTGATGGTTATTGATTTAGTGAAGTGGAGAAAGGATAGATACACAGAGAAGCTGGAGAATTGGATGAGAATACAGAAGAGATATAGAATATATGAGTTGGGCTCATTACCACCTTTTTTACTTGTGTTTGCAGGGAATGTAGAAGGAGTTGAACATAGATGGAACCAACATGGTCTTGGTGGAGACAATCTACAGGGCTTGTGTAGAGATCTGCATCCTGGTTCAGTTAGTTTGTTACATTGGAGTGGTAAAGGTAAGCCTTGGTTGAGATTAGATTCCAAGAAGCCTTGTCCGTTGGATGGTTTGTGGGCCCCTTATGATTTGTATAAGCATGAGTCTTTGTATTCAGATAGTTAG